One segment of Marvinbryantia formatexigens DSM 14469 DNA contains the following:
- a CDS encoding class I SAM-dependent methyltransferase, giving the protein MKNDQRGKDMWNTIYAESQPVDLREKTLSVEPLFDTCLMMFAGKTNQVLDFGCGTGDILFQYAQYKRHPKGAGIDSAKTGVSFARETARMSGYSNLHFFEGDESFLDVFEAGRFDGIILSNVLDVMPESIGYQTAVKLNRVLKEGGYWFIKLNPFYTTQELKDMEYEEMGPHMYGEGGILRLKQEPTPYWMEIFQKIGSLERYVEFPYEWQPGMNRLFLIRKTSAS; this is encoded by the coding sequence ATGAAGAACGACCAGCGCGGAAAAGATATGTGGAATACCATTTACGCGGAAAGCCAGCCGGTGGATTTGCGGGAGAAGACGCTGAGTGTGGAACCGCTTTTTGACACCTGCCTGATGATGTTTGCAGGAAAAACAAACCAGGTACTGGATTTTGGCTGCGGGACAGGCGATATCCTGTTCCAGTACGCACAGTACAAAAGACACCCCAAAGGCGCGGGAATCGATTCTGCGAAGACGGGCGTTTCCTTTGCCAGGGAAACCGCCAGAATGAGCGGATACAGCAACCTCCATTTCTTTGAGGGGGATGAATCCTTTCTGGACGTCTTTGAAGCGGGAAGGTTTGACGGCATTATCCTGTCCAATGTGCTGGATGTGATGCCGGAGAGCATCGGATATCAGACTGCGGTAAAGCTGAACCGTGTTCTGAAGGAGGGAGGATACTGGTTTATCAAGCTGAATCCCTTCTATACCACACAGGAATTAAAGGATATGGAGTATGAGGAAATGGGACCTCATATGTACGGAGAGGGCGGTATTCTGCGGCTGAAGCAGGAGCCTACGCCGTACTGGATGGAGATTTTTCAGAAAATCGGAAGCCTGGAGCGGTATGTGGAGTTTCCCTATGAATGGCAGCCGGGAATGAACAGGCTCTTCTTAATCAGAAAAACCTCCGCCTCTTAA
- a CDS encoding AraC family transcriptional regulator: MNITYLMQYLSRQLHTIVRRYTRQGELLETVCERVDLTAQPESESAELLPFLLQTAEDACPVLSADDHSIAYATAVAGAEIFLMGPVLLPGGTRYKHRLPETLSVPEEQRLLLYHCTPYVLLKESLLVHNLFHNSILSLNQASELNCLEQAEASEVQKNFTDIVFRNQEASSRHNPYDQEIRELSSIENGDVAQLTKSWEEDYIGRVGTLAKDPLRHCQNLGIVLVTLGARAAIRGGVIPDIAFSLSDSYINQIEEAKNPEAAFSLGRKAEYQYTVLVKELKEQREARSSEHPPDSRISRCKDYICSHLHGKLSTSDVAKELYMNASYLSDLFKKEEGITISEYILQEKIRLVKNMLTYSRYSYSAIANYLGFTSQSYLGKRFKQATGLTLHQYREKYGVKEFTEKSGEAR, translated from the coding sequence ATGAATATTACTTATCTGATGCAATACCTTTCCAGGCAACTGCACACCATTGTGCGGCGGTATACCCGGCAGGGCGAGCTTCTGGAAACGGTATGTGAGCGTGTGGATCTGACGGCGCAGCCTGAGAGCGAATCCGCAGAGCTCCTTCCATTTCTGCTTCAGACGGCGGAGGACGCCTGTCCTGTGCTTTCGGCGGACGACCATTCCATCGCCTACGCCACAGCCGTTGCCGGAGCAGAGATCTTCCTGATGGGTCCCGTCCTGCTCCCTGGCGGCACCCGGTATAAGCACCGGCTGCCAGAGACATTATCTGTCCCGGAGGAGCAGCGGCTCTTGCTTTATCATTGCACGCCCTATGTCCTTTTAAAGGAAAGCCTGTTGGTGCACAATCTCTTCCATAACAGCATCCTCTCACTGAACCAGGCGTCTGAACTGAACTGTCTGGAGCAGGCGGAAGCCAGCGAGGTGCAGAAAAATTTTACGGACATTGTGTTCCGGAACCAGGAAGCCTCCTCCCGGCACAATCCTTACGACCAGGAAATCCGGGAGCTCTCCAGCATCGAAAACGGCGACGTGGCACAGCTTACCAAAAGCTGGGAGGAGGATTATATCGGACGTGTGGGAACGCTTGCCAAAGATCCTCTGCGCCACTGCCAGAATCTTGGAATCGTTCTTGTCACCCTGGGCGCCAGAGCCGCTATCCGCGGAGGCGTCATCCCGGATATTGCCTTTTCGCTCAGCGACAGCTATATCAATCAGATCGAGGAGGCGAAAAACCCGGAGGCCGCTTTCTCTCTCGGCAGAAAGGCGGAATACCAGTACACGGTCCTGGTAAAGGAGCTGAAGGAACAGCGGGAAGCGCGCAGCTCAGAGCATCCGCCGGATTCCAGAATCAGCAGATGCAAGGATTATATCTGCTCCCATCTACACGGAAAGCTGTCCACCTCGGACGTCGCAAAGGAATTATATATGAATGCAAGCTATCTGTCCGATTTATTTAAAAAGGAGGAGGGCATCACCATCAGCGAATACATTCTGCAGGAAAAAATCCGGCTGGTTAAAAATATGCTGACCTACTCCCGGTATTCCTACAGCGCGATTGCAAATTATCTGGGCTTTACCTCCCAGAGCTATCTCGGCAAAAGATTTAAGCAGGCGACCGGGCTGACGCTGCACCAGTACCGTGAAAAATACGGCGTAAAGGAATTTACGGAAAAATCCGGCGAAGCCCGGTAA
- a CDS encoding aminomethyltransferase family protein — MAANYVFKEINDEEYKNKCVIAPAPKEAKTFYSPFEPPYSDVKHLFYNFFIPYVQPYEYTGWRDEQLSWEKTVYLHAGLSCSPYYRFQGPDATKFMMKHCTCTFENFPVGTGKHAITCNEEGIITSHGMLFRLDENTYDTYFMLSLAAYYKEEAADYDMEMTDLTGKKFLFQIGGPRSLELLEKVTKEDLHDVKFMTFRNTSINGKTVRIARMGMAGTLAYELHGDTEDSYELYDLIYRAGEEFGIRRLGWHSYMMEHTICGYPQTSYHFACDIPGFPDNTGNVSGSVGRETAGYTDPYSLGWGFCVKFDHDFVGREALEKMKANRKRKMVSLVWNHDDILKVYASQFTDNPYAPIDEPNDLAKDYRVAIHQDKVLDADGNMIGVNSGRMMSLYYHEMISQCQLDLAFCEEGTEVYVLWGEPGTNQIKIRATVARFPYYNENPNNKLDVETIPRYNK, encoded by the coding sequence ATGGCAGCAAATTATGTTTTTAAAGAAATCAATGACGAGGAGTACAAAAACAAATGTGTAATCGCTCCCGCCCCCAAGGAGGCAAAAACCTTCTACTCACCGTTTGAGCCGCCTTACTCTGATGTAAAGCACCTTTTTTACAATTTCTTCATACCGTATGTACAGCCGTATGAATACACCGGATGGCGCGACGAGCAGCTTTCCTGGGAAAAGACCGTCTATCTCCATGCAGGACTGAGCTGCTCTCCGTATTACCGCTTCCAGGGGCCGGACGCAACAAAATTCATGATGAAGCACTGCACCTGCACCTTCGAGAATTTCCCGGTCGGCACCGGAAAGCACGCTATCACCTGCAATGAGGAGGGCATCATCACCAGCCACGGTATGCTGTTCCGTCTGGATGAAAATACGTATGATACCTACTTTATGCTTTCTCTTGCCGCTTACTATAAGGAAGAGGCTGCCGACTATGATATGGAAATGACCGACCTGACCGGAAAGAAATTCCTGTTCCAGATAGGCGGACCGAGAAGTCTGGAGCTTCTGGAAAAAGTGACGAAGGAGGATCTGCATGACGTCAAATTCATGACCTTCCGCAATACCTCCATCAACGGAAAGACGGTGCGTATCGCCAGAATGGGTATGGCGGGCACGCTTGCGTATGAGCTTCACGGCGATACGGAAGACTCCTATGAGCTGTATGACCTGATTTACCGTGCGGGCGAAGAATTTGGTATCCGCCGTCTCGGATGGCATTCTTATATGATGGAGCATACTATCTGCGGTTATCCCCAGACCTCCTATCATTTTGCCTGCGATATTCCGGGATTTCCGGACAACACCGGAAATGTCAGCGGCAGCGTCGGCAGGGAAACTGCCGGATATACAGACCCGTATTCTCTGGGATGGGGCTTCTGCGTAAAATTCGACCATGATTTTGTCGGCAGAGAAGCGCTGGAAAAGATGAAAGCCAACCGCAAGCGCAAAATGGTTTCCCTTGTATGGAACCACGACGATATTCTGAAGGTTTATGCCTCCCAGTTTACCGACAACCCGTATGCTCCTATCGATGAGCCGAACGACCTGGCGAAGGATTACCGTGTGGCGATTCATCAGGACAAGGTTCTGGATGCAGACGGAAATATGATTGGCGTCAACAGCGGCCGTATGATGAGCCTTTACTATCATGAAATGATATCCCAGTGTCAGCTTGACCTGGCATTCTGCGAAGAGGGTACAGAGGTTTATGTACTGTGGGGCGAGCCGGGAACCAACCAGATTAAAATCCGTGCAACAGTTGCCCGCTTCCCGTACTATAACGAGAACCCCAACAACAAACTGGATGTAGAAACGATTCCGAGATATAACAAATAA
- a CDS encoding glycoside hydrolase family 30 protein: protein MNAKLFITDRKGTLTEKNVSAFADDGVENEVLNIYENVQYQTMEGFGGALTDSAGYVFSRMNGKQQEELLTMYFDESHMGYNQVRIPVDSCDFSTHLYEAAPDREDENLEGFSFADTEKYILPLLERAQKKAGKKLKIMLSAWSPPAYMKTNGSRTGGGSLKKEYRRRWAAYLCRYVEEYRKRGYEVVRMTIQNEPNAVQKWDSCLFTAQEEKEFLRDYLVPALRERGMEDIELFIWDHNKERVYERARDTIDDTTEDMISGIAFHWYSGDHFEALDMVRQRFPEKKLILSESCLEFGRHDREAQLENAGKLAHDMIGNLNHGMSGFYDWNILLDENGGPNHVDNFCDAPFLYHLEEGRLEERMCLKYYWHFAHFIRPGAVRLAVTRYTDALDFTAWRNADGRLVFVILNRSENARPCYLRVRGQVLEIEAEAQSIISGEI, encoded by the coding sequence ATGAACGCGAAATTATTTATTACCGATAGAAAAGGAACGCTGACGGAAAAGAACGTGTCCGCCTTTGCGGATGACGGTGTGGAAAATGAAGTGCTGAACATTTATGAGAATGTGCAGTATCAGACGATGGAGGGCTTTGGCGGAGCCCTCACCGATTCGGCGGGATATGTATTTTCCCGCATGAACGGAAAACAGCAGGAAGAGCTGCTTACGATGTACTTTGACGAATCGCATATGGGCTATAACCAGGTGCGGATTCCTGTGGACAGCTGTGATTTTTCGACGCATCTTTACGAGGCGGCGCCCGACCGGGAGGATGAGAATCTGGAAGGATTTTCCTTTGCGGATACGGAAAAATATATTCTCCCTCTGTTGGAGAGGGCACAGAAAAAGGCGGGAAAGAAGCTGAAGATCATGCTTTCCGCCTGGTCTCCGCCGGCATACATGAAAACGAACGGAAGCCGGACGGGAGGCGGCTCCTTAAAAAAGGAATACCGGAGGCGGTGGGCCGCATATCTTTGCAGATATGTGGAAGAATACCGGAAGCGGGGCTATGAGGTCGTCCGCATGACCATACAGAACGAGCCGAACGCCGTGCAGAAGTGGGATTCCTGCCTGTTTACCGCGCAGGAGGAAAAAGAATTTCTCAGGGATTATCTGGTTCCGGCGCTTCGTGAGCGCGGGATGGAGGATATAGAGCTTTTTATCTGGGACCATAATAAGGAGAGGGTCTATGAGCGGGCAAGGGATACGATAGACGACACCACGGAGGATATGATTTCCGGGATCGCTTTTCACTGGTACAGCGGAGACCATTTTGAGGCGCTGGATATGGTGCGTCAGAGATTCCCGGAGAAAAAGCTGATTCTTTCGGAAAGCTGTCTGGAGTTTGGCAGGCATGACCGGGAGGCGCAGCTGGAAAATGCCGGAAAGCTGGCGCATGACATGATTGGGAATCTGAATCATGGCATGTCGGGGTTCTACGACTGGAATATCCTGCTGGACGAAAACGGCGGTCCCAACCATGTGGATAATTTCTGTGATGCGCCGTTTTTATATCATCTGGAGGAGGGCAGGCTGGAAGAGCGCATGTGCCTGAAATATTACTGGCATTTTGCACATTTTATCAGACCCGGCGCCGTCCGTCTGGCAGTTACCAGATACACGGACGCTCTGGATTTTACGGCATGGAGAAATGCGGACGGCAGGCTTGTGTTTGTGATTTTAAACAGGTCGGAGAATGCGCGCCCCTGTTATCTCAGAGTACGCGGACAGGTTCTGGAAATAGAGGCGGAGGCACAGAGCATTATCAGCGGAGAAATCTGA